A region from the Rhodamnia argentea isolate NSW1041297 chromosome 7, ASM2092103v1, whole genome shotgun sequence genome encodes:
- the LOC115752021 gene encoding GABA transporter 1-like — protein sequence MVSQPSTPPHFTVGDREEAAAEAEAAAAEGGRGTWKHAAFHVATTIATPAAYAPLPFALASLGWPLGVSSLVGATLATWYSSLLIASLWRWNGKKQVTYRHLARSIFGSWGYWSVAFFQQVASLGNNIAIQIAAGSSLKAIYKYYQKDGTLKLQHFIVFFGAFELLLSQLPDIHSLRWVNAICTFCTIGFAGTTIGVTIYNGKEINRETVSYSLQGSSSSKVFKAFNALGAIAFSFGDAMLPEIQHTMREPARMNMYKGVSAAYTIILLSYWQLAFCGYWAFGSDVEPYILASLTNPDWTIIMANIFAVIQIAGCFQIYCRPTYAYFEDRMLHDKYASHFPFSNRFIRLILTSVYMVVITLVAAAMPFFGDFVSICGAVGFTPLDFVFPAIAFLKAGRMPENSKLRLFIRVFNLAIATWFSVVAVLGCIGAVRFITEDIKTYKFFHDM from the exons ATGGTGTCGCAACCATCGACTCCTCCGCATTTCACGGTCGGCGACCgtgaagaagcagcagcagaagcagaagcagccgCAGCGGAGGGGGGGAGAGGCACGTGGAAGCACGCCGCCTTCCACGTGGCCACCACCATCGCTACTCCCGCTGCTTACGCTCCTTTGCCCTTCGCTCTCGCCTCTCTCGGTTGGCCTCTCG GTGTTAGTAGCCTGGTTGGTGCAACCCTGGCCACATGGTACTCCAGTCTATTGATCGCGTCTCTCTGGAGATGGAATGGGAAGAAGCAGGTCACATACCGTCATCTCGCCCGGAGCATATTCG GTTCCTGGGGTTATTGGTCTGTTGCATTTTTTCAGCAGGTCGCTTCATTGGGAAACAACATCGCTATTCAAATTGCTGCCGGCAGTAGCCTTAAG GCAATCTATAAATACTATCAAAAGGACGGGACTCTGAAACTGCAGCATTTCATTGTATTCTTTGGAGCCTTCGAGCTTCTCCTCTCCCAGCTCCCTGACATCCACTCCTTGAGATGGGTCAATGCAATATGCACGTTCTGCACGATTGGTTTTGCTGGCACAACAATCGGCGTGACAATCTACAACG GGAAAGAAATCAATCGGGAAACAGTCAGTTACAGTCTGCAAGGAAGCTCCTCGTCAAAAGTATTTAAAGCCTTCAATGCACTTGGTGCAATAGCATTCTCATTTGGGGATGCAATGCTTCCAGAAATACAG CATACCATGAGAGAACCTGCAAGAATGAACATGTACAAAGGCGTGTCAGCAGCGTACACCATAATCTTATTAAGCTACTGGCAATTGGCCTTCTGCGGGTACTGGGCTTTTGGATCAGATGTGGAGCCTTACATATTGGCTTCTCTGACAAATCCGGATTGGACGATCATCATGGCTAATATTTTTGCTGTGATTCAAATAGCAGGATGCTTTCAG ATATATTGCAGGCCAACATACGCGTACTTCGAGGACAGAATGCTGCATGACAAGTATGCCTCCCATTTCCCGTTCAGCAATCGCTTCATCCGTCTGATTCTGACCTCCGTTTACATGGTCGTGATTACTCTCGTCGCAGCTGCGATGCCCTTCTTCGGAGATTTCGTGTCCATCTGCGGCGCGGTTGGCTTTACCCCGCTTGACTTTGTGTTCCCTGCCATTGCGTTTCTAAAGGCCGGGAGAATGCCCGAAAACTCGAAGCTGCGCCTTTTCATCCGAGTCTTCAACTTGGCCATAGCGACATGGTTCTCTGTCGTCGCCGTTTTGGGCTGCATCGGTGCGGTAAGATTCATTACAGAAGATATCAAGACGTACAAGTTCTTTCACGATATGTAA